The following are encoded in a window of Cyprinus carpio isolate SPL01 chromosome A13, ASM1834038v1, whole genome shotgun sequence genomic DNA:
- the LOC109068564 gene encoding ribonuclease T2-like, with protein sequence MNGLAPSGKMRFIAVAVILCAGYFCPTAFAHPREEWTELILTRQWPQTFCSMEQCTTNLSYWTLHGLWPNAGMSCNTSWHFNASLIEDLIPEMEKYWPNLLASSSTKFWQHEWIKHGTCAAKADSLNSQHKYFSKALELNLKYDLNSVLKNNKIVPSEEYYTLDQVETAITSFFGVKPKIQCVHPGKGGQVQTLGQIEICVDRDFQLIDCEKSTKEIWSNVIPPVLVSGQSELSVCDHSVPVYYPPVPSRS encoded by the exons ATGAACGGACTTGCACCATCTGGAAAAATGAGATTCATTGCAGTTGCTGTCATTCTTTGTGCTGGATATTTCTGTCCAACAGCCTTTGCTCATCCTCG GGAAGAATGGACAGAACTCATCCTAACTCGACAATGGCCACAGACATTTTGCAGT ATGGAACAATGCACAACAAATTTAAGCTATTGGACTCTGCATGGATTATG gcCCAACGCTGGCATGAGCTGCAATACATCCTGGCATTTTAATGCCAGTTTGATTGAG GACTTAATTCCAGAAATGGAAAAATACTGGCCAAATCTGCTAGCATCTTCTTCCACAAAATTTTG GCAACATGAATGGATAAAGCATGGAACCTGTGCTGCAAAAGCTGATTCTCTAAACAGTCAGCACAAATACTTCAGCAAAGCTCTCGAGCTGAACCTCAAGTATGACCTTAATAG tgttttaaagaacaacaaaatCGTCCCCTCTGAGGAGTACTACACA CTGGATCAGGTGGAGACAGCCATTACCAGCTTTTTTGGAGTGAAGCCTAAGATTCAGTGCGTCcatccaggaaag GGAGGCCAGGTTCAGACTTTGGGCCAAATAGAGATCTGCGTTGACAGGGATTTCCAGCTGATCGATTGCGAAAAGTCAACCAAAGAAATCTGGAGCAATGTCATCCCCCCAGTGCTTGTCAGTGGCCAGTCAGAGCTCAGTGTGTGTGATCACTCCGTGCCGGTCTATTACCCTCCAGTGCCCAGCAGATCATAG